In Clarias gariepinus isolate MV-2021 ecotype Netherlands chromosome 9, CGAR_prim_01v2, whole genome shotgun sequence, a single window of DNA contains:
- the sap30bp gene encoding SAP30-binding protein, translating into MASGKRSALLSSLAAYGDDSEPDSEPDTDEHEAHGSLVSAGYGDDDAGRAEDGDERDSGNEESEENDGNSEVDDSDSAEPQDDSKDVLTGEKDPNELVAQFSEKVRNMSPEEIRIPPEPPGRCSTHLQEKIYKLYERKLHGDFDTNSHIQKKKEFRNPSIYEKLIQFCGIDELGTNYPKDMFDPHGWAEDSYYEGLAKAQKIEMEKLEKAKKERTKIEFVTGTKKGTSTNATAVTTNTTNTTSTDAQKRKSKWDSAVPVTLSQPALLTTTATLPGVVSVTTTASGTKTTVISAVGTILKKAKQ; encoded by the exons ATGGCGAGCGGTAAGAGAAGCGCCCTTCTGTCGTCTTTAGCCGCGTATGGAGACGATTCGGAGCCGGACTCAGAGCCAGACACCGACGAACACG AGGCTCATGGTAGTTTGGTGTCGGCGGGTTACGGAGACGATGACGCGGGCCGAGCTGAAGACGGGGACGAGAGAGACTCTGGGAACGAAGAGAGCGAGGAGAACGACGGAAACTCG gaaGTGGACGATTCCGATTCGGCTGAACCTCAAGATGATTCAAAG gatgTTCTAACTGGTGAGAAGGATCCTAATGAGTTAGTTG CTCAGTTTTCAGAGAAAGTGAGGAACATGTCTCCTGAGGAAATACGAATTCCTCCTGAACCCCCAGGACGCTGCTCCACCCATCTGCAG gagaaGATTTACAAACTGTATGAGAGGAAGCTGCACGGAGACTTTGACACCAACAGCCACATACAGAAGAAGAAGGAGTTCCGGAAccccag tATTTACGAGAAACTGATCCAGTTCTGTGGTATTGATGAACTCGGGACAAACTACCCaaag GACATGTTTGATCCTCACGGCTGGGCCGAGGACTCTTATTATGAAGGCTTGg CCAAAGCTCAGAAAATTGAGATGGAAAAACTCGAAAAAGCCAAAAAAGAGCGAACAAAG attgAGTTTGTGACGGGAACAAAGAAAGGCACGAGTACGAACGCCACCGCTGTGACCACCAACACAACCAACACCACCTCCAcag acgcTCAGAAGAGGAAGAGTAAGTGGGACTCTGCGGTTCCGGTCACTCTGTCTCAGCCGGCCCTGCTCACCACCACGGCCACACTCCCCGGCGTCGTCTCCGTCACCACCACCGCCAGCGGCACCAAGACCACCGTCATCTCCGCCGTGGGCACCATCCTGAAAAAAGCCAAGCAGTGA